The following are encoded in a window of Corythoichthys intestinalis isolate RoL2023-P3 chromosome 8, ASM3026506v1, whole genome shotgun sequence genomic DNA:
- the jpt1a gene encoding jupiter microtubule associated homolog 1a gives MTTTTTYQGMEPGAKNSSRVLRPPGGASNISFGADDDKPPARKDKMASSVFAEPEDPYANRRNNPPGGKPTGVLCGESSAPLRRGATNAVNSADAPSMDGDTPLWDNGCDPVELATAPEREDDTPPAEDPSTGQPSGRRNPPGGKSSLILG, from the exons ATGACGACAACAACGACATACCAAGGAATGGAGCCCGGTGCTAAAAACAGCTccag GGTTCTGCGTCCTCCCGGCGGTGCATCTAACATCTCGTTTGGGGCTGACGACGACAAACCTCCCGCCCGCAAAGACAAGATGGCTTCCAGTGTTTTCGCCGAGCCCGAAGACCCCTACGCTAACCGAAGGAACAACCCGCCGG GTGGGAAGCCGACGGGCGTTCTGTGCGGTGAGTCGTCGGCTCCCCTTAGGAGAGGAGCCACCAATGCAGTCAACTCAGCAGACGCCCCCTCAATG gATGGCGACACGCCTCTATGGGACAATG GCTGCGACCCTGTTGAACTTGCAACAGCTCCCGAGCGTGAAGACGACACTCCTCCTGCTGAGGATCCGTCCACAGGACAACCGTCCGGACGCAGGAATCCCCCTGGAGGAAAGTCAAGCCTCATTTTGGGTTGA